In Mycoavidus cysteinexigens, a genomic segment contains:
- a CDS encoding protein-L-isoaspartate(D-aspartate) O-methyltransferase: protein MTQAKRFPLSLAEVRARQAIKSGMGVRVAHPVKSSVSAVAWRQAARPQVLSNPVTVLHPALASERVRERMVERVRANGVSHARVLAALAAVPRHLFVDPGLAAQAYQEIALPIGYQQTISKPTVVARMIELATTDRGLDKVLEIGTGCGYQAAVLSHVAREVYSIERVRPLFERAKQNLRPLRLANLRLQYGDGCLGLPAAAPFDAIIIAAAGIGIPEILLEQLAIGGRLVAPVVLPAYQESSNEAQILMLIERISATQWRESKLDRVFFVPLKSGVI from the coding sequence ATGACGCAAGCTAAGCGTTTTCCGCTCAGTTTAGCTGAAGTGCGGGCGCGCCAGGCTATAAAAAGCGGTATGGGGGTTAGGGTTGCGCATCCCGTAAAGAGTAGCGTAAGTGCTGTGGCGTGGCGTCAAGCGGCTAGGCCTCAAGTTTTATCTAATCCGGTAACGGTGCTGCACCCGGCGTTGGCTTCGGAACGGGTGCGCGAGCGTATGGTTGAGCGCGTGCGGGCCAATGGCGTGAGCCATGCGCGTGTGCTGGCGGCGCTGGCCGCGGTACCGCGGCATCTGTTTGTGGATCCAGGCCTGGCGGCGCAAGCCTACCAAGAGATAGCTTTACCCATCGGTTATCAGCAAACGATTTCTAAGCCTACAGTGGTGGCGCGGATGATTGAACTGGCTACGACTGATAGAGGGTTAGATAAAGTGCTTGAAATTGGTACGGGTTGTGGTTATCAAGCTGCTGTGCTGAGTCATGTAGCGCGCGAAGTGTATTCGATTGAGCGGGTGCGGCCGTTGTTTGAGCGTGCTAAACAAAACTTGCGTCCGCTACGACTAGCGAATCTTCGGTTACAGTATGGTGATGGATGCTTGGGGTTGCCCGCGGCTGCGCCATTTGATGCGATTATCATCGCGGCAGCTGGCATTGGCATTCCCGAAATATTGCTTGAGCAGCTCGCAATTGGTGGGCGTTTGGTGGCGCCGGTGGTGCTTCCAGCCTATCAAGAAAGCAGTAATGAAGCACAGATTTTGATGCTGATTGAGCGTATATCAGCAACCCAATGGCGTGAATCGAAACTCGATCGCGTCTTTTTTGTTCCCTTGAAATCCGGAGTGATTTGA
- a CDS encoding peptidoglycan DD-metalloendopeptidase family protein, which produces MKLMTTLRRFDKSGCLAMFPRILCGLSVLVFGACSTRLVQAPISDRFEASALASQLVSMPAPPGYYRVKPGDTVYRIALENGQHYQDIVAWNNLPSPSQVAVNQLLRVTPPGVEPAPPTPGVSTAPVVDDAVEVRSLESSPAANSYGVAPPIASIAPGAQTPAAAAAVIAFSWPVRGPVLDTFNELKNKGLDIGGVVGTPISAAAEGRVVYAGNGLRGYGNLIIIKHDATFLTAYAHNRALFVKEGEAVAKGQKIAEMGNSDANRVMLHFEVRQQGKPVDPMKYLSTPQ; this is translated from the coding sequence TTGAAATTGATGACTACGTTGCGAAGATTCGATAAAAGCGGCTGCCTAGCAATGTTTCCGCGTATCCTTTGTGGATTGTCGGTGCTAGTCTTTGGCGCGTGCTCGACACGACTTGTCCAAGCTCCAATCAGCGACCGCTTTGAGGCGAGCGCATTGGCGAGCCAGTTAGTGTCAATGCCGGCGCCGCCGGGTTATTACCGGGTCAAGCCAGGCGATACGGTATATCGAATCGCGCTTGAAAACGGCCAACATTATCAGGATATTGTGGCGTGGAATAACCTGCCAAGCCCGTCTCAGGTCGCAGTTAATCAATTACTGCGCGTGACGCCGCCAGGAGTGGAACCTGCTCCCCCTACGCCCGGCGTTTCAACCGCGCCGGTGGTAGATGACGCGGTTGAAGTGCGCTCGCTGGAGAGTAGTCCCGCCGCTAATTCTTACGGCGTTGCTCCGCCTATCGCCAGTATTGCGCCTGGCGCGCAGACTCCTGCTGCGGCAGCGGCGGTGATTGCGTTTTCCTGGCCAGTGCGCGGCCCAGTACTGGATACTTTTAATGAATTAAAAAATAAAGGCTTGGATATTGGCGGGGTCGTCGGAACGCCAATCTCAGCCGCGGCTGAGGGCCGAGTTGTCTACGCCGGCAACGGCCTAAGAGGGTACGGCAATTTGATTATTATTAAGCACGATGCTACATTTTTGACGGCTTATGCGCATAATAGAGCGCTTTTCGTTAAAGAAGGCGAGGCTGTAGCTAAGGGCCAGAAAATTGCAGAGATGGGAAATAGCGATGCAAATCGCGTGATGTTGCATTTTGAAGTGCGTCAGCAGGGTAAGCCAGTAGATCCAATGAAGTATTTATCGACCCCCCAATAA
- a CDS encoding IS5 family transposase, whose amino-acid sequence MRPKAQVIEADMFRQPLREQINLKHELVGLGDLINWEKLSESMSESFTSSRGRPAKSPRLIAGLLYLQYAFNLSDEEVVGSWLENPYWQVFTGEEYLQTEAPIDASSLTRWRKRLGEAGVEELLAETIEAAKRSDVIKASSVKRVIVDTTVMEKAIAHPTDSRLLERCREHLVKAAAQHGLQLRQNYNRVAPRLSLQVSRYAHAKQYKRMNKALGTLRSRVGRVMRDVERQIESVAEKSHDALRELIARTKRIISQSPKDKNKLYALHAPEVECIAKGKARKPYEFGVKVSITTTHQEGLVLGARSMPGNPYDGHTLAEALEQAAILSDVTPEVAIVDRGYKGVEVDGVKIYHSGMRRGITRTLSAIIKRRSAIEPIIGHMKTDGKLGRNWLKGALGDAIHAVLCGAGHNLRMILRKLRLFYVLLLSDFFRPTFAVGFRFWF is encoded by the coding sequence ATGAGACCGAAGGCGCAAGTGATTGAAGCAGATATGTTCAGACAACCGTTAAGAGAGCAGATCAATCTGAAACATGAGTTGGTAGGTTTAGGAGATTTGATCAATTGGGAGAAATTAAGCGAATCGATGAGTGAGAGTTTTACCTCATCGAGAGGTCGCCCAGCCAAGTCCCCTCGCCTGATAGCGGGGTTATTGTATTTGCAATATGCGTTCAACTTGTCTGATGAAGAAGTCGTTGGGTCGTGGCTAGAAAACCCATATTGGCAAGTATTCACGGGAGAGGAGTATTTACAAACAGAAGCGCCCATAGATGCATCAAGCCTAACGCGTTGGCGGAAACGTCTTGGCGAGGCGGGAGTCGAAGAGTTATTAGCCGAGACGATCGAAGCGGCGAAACGGAGTGATGTGATCAAAGCATCGAGCGTGAAACGAGTGATCGTAGACACCACCGTGATGGAGAAGGCGATAGCCCATCCGACCGATTCCAGATTGCTCGAGCGTTGTCGAGAGCATTTGGTGAAAGCGGCAGCCCAACATGGTTTGCAGTTGCGACAAAATTACAACCGAGTGGCGCCCCGTTTGTCACTCCAAGTCAGCCGTTATGCGCATGCGAAGCAATACAAACGGATGAACAAAGCGTTAGGCACACTGCGTTCTCGAGTGGGACGAGTGATGCGCGATGTTGAGAGACAAATCGAGTCGGTGGCGGAGAAAAGCCATGATGCCTTGCGAGAGTTGATAGCCCGTACGAAAAGAATCATTTCGCAAAGCCCCAAGGATAAAAACAAACTTTATGCCCTGCATGCACCGGAAGTGGAGTGTATAGCCAAGGGCAAGGCACGTAAGCCCTACGAGTTCGGTGTCAAAGTATCGATTACGACAACTCACCAGGAAGGACTTGTGTTGGGTGCGCGCTCGATGCCGGGAAACCCTTACGACGGTCACACGCTGGCTGAAGCACTAGAACAAGCCGCAATTCTGAGTGATGTGACGCCCGAAGTTGCGATCGTAGATCGCGGTTACAAAGGGGTTGAGGTCGATGGCGTAAAAATCTATCACTCAGGTATGCGCCGGGGTATCACACGTACGCTAAGTGCTATCATCAAACGACGCAGTGCCATTGAACCTATCATCGGTCATATGAAGACGGATGGGAAACTTGGTCGGAATTGGCTCAAAGGGGCATTAGGCGATGCCATACACGCTGTGCTCTGTGGCGCTGGGCATAACTTACGGATGATCCTCAGAAAGCTTCGGCTTTTTTACGTTTTACTTTTATCCGATTTCTTCCGCCCTACGTTTGCTGTTGGTTTCAGGTTTTGGTTCTAA
- a CDS encoding 3'-5' exonuclease, translating into MTPILVFDIETIPDIAGVRQLDDWPSVMPDEEVAQRAFAARREKTGSDFLPHYLQRVVSIACAFRDREGFRIKSLGTKQDSEATLLQLFFRIIEKYSPQLVSWNGGGFDLPVLHYRALVHGVAAPKYWDLGEDDRDFKWNNYISRYHMRHTDLMDLLALYQPRANAPLDALAKLCGFPGKLGMDGSQVWQAFSEGRIDEIRDYCETDVVNTYLMYCRFQQMRGGFTPQEYEQEVGLIKEALALEAGVHWAEYLAAFAR; encoded by the coding sequence GTGACGCCTATTTTAGTTTTTGATATTGAAACCATTCCTGATATTGCAGGTGTGCGTCAATTAGATGATTGGCCTAGCGTCATGCCTGATGAAGAAGTTGCGCAACGCGCGTTTGCTGCGCGCCGCGAAAAAACTGGCTCCGATTTTTTACCGCATTATCTGCAACGGGTCGTCTCGATTGCTTGCGCATTTAGAGACCGCGAAGGCTTTCGAATAAAGTCACTGGGCACTAAGCAGGACTCGGAAGCCACTTTGCTTCAATTATTTTTCCGCATCATCGAAAAATATTCTCCCCAATTAGTGTCATGGAATGGCGGAGGGTTCGATTTGCCTGTCTTGCACTATCGTGCTTTGGTGCATGGCGTCGCGGCCCCGAAATACTGGGACTTGGGCGAAGATGATCGAGATTTTAAATGGAATAACTACATCAGCCGTTACCATATGCGCCATACGGATTTGATGGATTTGCTCGCCCTCTATCAGCCGCGTGCTAACGCACCGCTTGATGCATTGGCTAAACTATGTGGCTTTCCTGGCAAACTGGGGATGGATGGAAGTCAGGTTTGGCAAGCTTTTAGTGAAGGGCGCATCGATGAAATTCGTGATTATTGCGAAACGGATGTCGTCAATACTTATTTAATGTACTGCCGTTTTCAGCAAATGCGGGGAGGCTTTACGCCGCAAGAGTATGAGCAGGAAGTAGGGTTGATTAAAGAGGCGTTGGCGCTTGAGGCTGGCGTGCATTGGGCGGAATATCTAGCAGCCTTTGCGAGATAA
- a CDS encoding F-box protein — protein sequence MQITDFSNEILSRIFKQSSITDYASIALVSRQFYTVVNDNECWRDLVKPDYIAKDENQVKQLFLNNLSARKFEYIPVDQKGKIYLTLIKLSAGELVEKAKNDIKTAKIILENKALYHKILGWHRCLTHNLKEIAISDISLAETILTSPIFYKCFSENSNRTVASHHLRCIMEAYPEITRQLISENQELNALFLDKIGQRMHTIWKNRKAMA from the coding sequence ATGCAGATCACCGACTTTTCCAATGAAATTCTGTCTAGAATTTTTAAACAAAGTTCGATTACAGACTATGCTTCGATTGCGCTCGTCTCGAGGCAATTTTATACAGTGGTTAATGACAATGAGTGCTGGAGAGACTTAGTTAAACCTGACTACATCGCGAAAGATGAAAATCAGGTGAAACAGCTCTTTTTAAATAATTTATCTGCCAGAAAATTCGAGTACATCCCGGTTGATCAAAAAGGGAAAATATATTTGACGCTCATTAAGCTATCCGCAGGTGAATTAGTTGAAAAAGCAAAAAATGATATAAAAACAGCTAAAATTATTTTAGAAAATAAAGCTCTTTATCATAAAATTTTAGGATGGCACCGGTGTTTAACGCATAATTTAAAAGAAATCGCTATTTCCGATATTTCGCTCGCCGAAACAATTTTAACCAGCCCAATATTTTATAAGTGCTTTTCAGAAAACTCCAATAGAACAGTCGCCAGCCATCACCTTAGATGTATTATGGAAGCTTATCCAGAAATCACTCGACAATTAATTTCAGAAAACCAAGAATTAAACGCGTTATTTTTAGATAAAATCGGTCAAAGGATGCATACAATATGGAAAAACCGCAAAGCGATGGCATAG
- a CDS encoding co-chaperone GroES, which yields MKKLRPLHDRVIIKRLDQETKSASGLVIPETAAEKPDQGEVLAIGPGKKDEKGASIALDVKVGDRVLFGKYSGQSVKIDGNELLVMREEDIMAVLVS from the coding sequence ATGAAAAAGCTGCGTCCTTTGCACGATCGTGTCATTATCAAGCGTTTGGACCAAGAGACCAAAAGCGCCTCAGGCTTGGTTATTCCTGAGACGGCTGCTGAAAAACCTGATCAAGGTGAAGTGCTGGCGATTGGGCCAGGCAAGAAAGATGAGAAAGGTGCTTCGATTGCGCTTGATGTTAAAGTGGGCGATCGCGTGCTGTTCGGCAAATATTCCGGTCAGTCAGTCAAGATCGACGGTAATGAACTGCTGGTAATGCGTGAAGAAGACATCATGGCTGTGCTAGTTAGCTAA
- the groL gene encoding chaperonin GroEL (60 kDa chaperone family; promotes refolding of misfolded polypeptides especially under stressful conditions; forms two stacked rings of heptamers to form a barrel-shaped 14mer; ends can be capped by GroES; misfolded proteins enter the barrel where they are refolded when GroES binds) translates to MAAKEVVFGDLARAKLVEGVNILANAVKVTLGPKGRNVVLERSFGGPTVTKDGVSVAKEIELKDKLQNMGAQMVKEVASRTSDNAGDGTTTATVLAQSIVREGMKSVASGMNPMDLKRGIDKAVIAAVEELRKISKPCTTTKEIAQVGSISANSDELVGKLIAEAMEKVGKEGVITVEDGKSLENELDVVEGMQFDRGYLSGYFINNQDKQVAALDNPYVLLHDKKITNIRDLLPLLDQVAKAGRPLLIIAEDIEGEALATLILNNMRGFLKSAAVKAPGFGDRRKAMLEDIAILTGGQVIAEETGHTLEKATLAELGQAKRIEVAKENTTIIDGAGDAKNIEARVKQVRVQIEEATSDYDREKLQERVAKLAGGVAVIKVGAATEIEMKEKKARVEDALHATRAAVEEGIVPGGGVALIRARQAVANLKADNPDQQAGIKIVLRAMEEPLRQIVANGGEEASVVVAKVADGKGNFGYNMASGEYGDLVQAGVVDPTKVTRTALQNAASIAGLILTTDCSVAELAKEEAPAAGGMPGGMGGMGGMGMDM, encoded by the coding sequence ATGGCAGCTAAAGAAGTTGTATTCGGTGATTTGGCCCGCGCCAAACTGGTTGAAGGGGTCAATATTCTAGCCAATGCAGTTAAGGTTACGCTGGGTCCTAAGGGACGCAATGTTGTGCTGGAGCGTAGCTTCGGAGGCCCAACCGTGACTAAAGACGGGGTTTCGGTTGCGAAAGAAATTGAGCTCAAAGATAAGCTGCAAAATATGGGCGCGCAAATGGTTAAAGAAGTCGCGTCAAGAACCAGTGATAACGCTGGCGATGGCACGACAACCGCAACCGTGCTGGCACAATCCATTGTGCGCGAAGGGATGAAATCCGTCGCCTCGGGCATGAACCCAATGGATCTGAAACGCGGTATCGATAAAGCGGTCATAGCGGCAGTTGAAGAATTGCGTAAAATCAGCAAACCTTGCACGACAACTAAAGAAATCGCTCAAGTGGGTTCAATTTCAGCGAACAGCGACGAGCTGGTCGGCAAGCTGATTGCCGAAGCCATGGAAAAAGTTGGCAAAGAAGGCGTGATTACGGTTGAAGATGGTAAATCGCTAGAGAACGAACTCGATGTGGTCGAAGGCATGCAATTCGATCGTGGCTATCTGTCGGGCTACTTTATCAATAACCAAGATAAGCAAGTGGCGGCTCTGGATAACCCATACGTGTTGCTGCACGACAAAAAAATCACCAACATCCGCGACTTGTTGCCTTTGCTTGATCAAGTTGCAAAAGCAGGCCGTCCATTGTTGATTATCGCTGAAGATATCGAAGGCGAAGCGCTGGCTACGTTGATTTTGAACAATATGCGTGGTTTCTTGAAGTCTGCCGCGGTAAAAGCGCCAGGCTTTGGCGATCGTCGTAAAGCCATGCTCGAAGACATCGCGATTTTGACGGGCGGCCAAGTGATTGCTGAAGAGACTGGCCATACGCTTGAAAAAGCTACGTTGGCTGAGCTAGGTCAGGCAAAACGCATTGAAGTTGCTAAAGAAAACACCACGATTATCGATGGCGCAGGCGATGCGAAAAACATTGAAGCGCGGGTCAAGCAAGTCCGTGTGCAAATTGAAGAAGCAACTTCTGACTACGATCGTGAAAAACTGCAAGAGCGCGTTGCTAAATTGGCAGGCGGTGTAGCGGTGATTAAGGTTGGCGCTGCGACTGAAATCGAAATGAAAGAAAAGAAAGCACGCGTTGAAGATGCACTGCACGCAACTCGCGCCGCGGTGGAAGAAGGGATTGTGCCAGGCGGTGGCGTGGCCCTGATTCGTGCGCGTCAAGCGGTTGCTAACTTGAAAGCCGATAACCCTGATCAACAAGCGGGTATCAAAATCGTGCTGCGCGCGATGGAAGAGCCACTGCGTCAGATCGTGGCGAACGGTGGTGAAGAAGCCAGCGTAGTCGTAGCAAAAGTAGCCGATGGCAAAGGTAACTTTGGCTATAACATGGCTTCTGGCGAGTACGGTGATTTGGTGCAAGCAGGTGTGGTCGATCCGACCAAAGTAACCCGCACTGCATTGCAAAATGCGGCATCTATCGCTGGCTTGATCCTCACAACCGACTGTTCTGTTGCTGAGTTGGCTAAAGAAGAAGCGCCTGCGGCTGGCGGTATGCCAGGTGGCATGGGTGGTATGGGTGGCATGGGCATGGATATGTAA
- a CDS encoding rubredoxin, with amino-acid sequence MEYKNWMCLICGWIYDEEAGLPEEGIAPGTRWEDIPLNWTCPECGARKEDFEMVQI; translated from the coding sequence ATGGAATATAAAAATTGGATGTGCCTCATTTGTGGCTGGATTTATGATGAAGAAGCCGGTCTGCCAGAAGAGGGCATTGCGCCGGGCACGCGTTGGGAGGACATCCCGCTTAACTGGACTTGTCCTGAGTGCGGTGCCCGCAAAGAGGATTTTGAAATGGTGCAAATTTGA
- a CDS encoding YqgE/AlgH family protein: MSKASDRINLTNQFLIAMPSMADAVFAGAVIYVCEHNERGALGLMINRPTDIVLQALFNRIDLKLENEPLLHLPVYFGGPVQAERGFVLHEPTSTQYNSSMQVPGGLAMTTSKDVLEEIAFGKGPEKFLLTLGHAGWSAGQLEEEISRNGWLNVEADPGIIFNVPAEQRFTAALSILGVSPAMLSSEAGHA; encoded by the coding sequence ATGTCCAAAGCCTCTGATCGTATTAATCTGACGAATCAATTTTTGATCGCGATGCCTAGCATGGCCGATGCGGTTTTCGCTGGCGCCGTGATTTATGTCTGCGAACATAATGAGCGCGGCGCGCTTGGTCTAATGATCAATCGGCCGACCGATATTGTTTTGCAAGCGCTTTTTAACCGTATCGATCTCAAGCTGGAAAATGAGCCTTTGCTGCATTTGCCGGTTTATTTCGGCGGTCCGGTCCAAGCGGAGCGTGGTTTTGTTTTACATGAGCCCACCTCGACTCAATATAATTCATCCATGCAGGTGCCAGGCGGCTTAGCTATGACCACCTCGAAAGATGTGCTGGAAGAAATTGCGTTTGGCAAAGGGCCGGAGAAATTTTTGTTGACGCTAGGCCATGCCGGCTGGAGCGCAGGCCAGCTCGAAGAAGAAATTTCGCGCAATGGTTGGTTAAACGTCGAAGCGGACCCCGGCATTATTTTTAACGTGCCGGCCGAGCAGCGTTTTACGGCGGCGTTATCGATACTTGGAGTGTCGCCGGCGATGTTGTCTAGCGAAGCGGGCCATGCGTAA
- the ruvX gene encoding Holliday junction resolvase RuvX — MSSIETLLAFDYGEKRIGVALGNMLMRQAQALTVIMNHNREHRFAAIGALIKEWRPAKLIVGLPLHADGAAHQMTQWAKRFGQQLYGRFGLPVVWVDEGYSSVAAAVLSRDLTQLDAEAARIILQQFFDEYAIA, encoded by the coding sequence ATGAGCAGCATAGAAACGCTACTTGCGTTTGACTATGGCGAAAAGCGAATCGGGGTGGCGCTTGGAAATATGTTGATGCGGCAAGCGCAAGCCTTAACTGTGATTATGAATCATAACCGCGAGCACCGTTTTGCAGCGATTGGCGCACTGATTAAAGAATGGCGACCCGCAAAACTGATTGTTGGCTTACCGCTGCACGCAGATGGTGCAGCACATCAGATGACGCAGTGGGCTAAGCGCTTCGGTCAGCAGCTATATGGCCGCTTTGGCTTGCCCGTGGTGTGGGTGGACGAAGGTTATTCGTCAGTCGCCGCGGCTGTGCTGAGCCGTGACCTAACGCAGCTTGACGCTGAAGCTGCACGCATTATTTTGCAACAGTTTTTTGATGAATATGCAATTGCCTAA
- the pyrR gene encoding bifunctional pyr operon transcriptional regulator/uracil phosphoribosyltransferase PyrR produces the protein MQLPNAESLYHVLRDQIRAAYGDVLHQPDGVVLVGIWSGGAWLAERLASDLKLAGFGVVNVVLHRDDYAEKGLHGPGQPTSLPFQVEGRRIVLLDDVLYTGRTIRAALNELYDFGRPAAVDLAVLVDRGGRELPIAARFVGATADMPAARTLVLQRNDHGAFEFHTEARTDDLGL, from the coding sequence ATGCAATTGCCTAACGCTGAGTCGTTGTACCATGTTTTGCGTGACCAAATTCGCGCCGCTTATGGCGATGTGTTGCATCAGCCTGATGGTGTTGTGCTGGTCGGGATTTGGAGTGGCGGCGCTTGGCTGGCCGAACGGCTTGCGAGTGATTTGAAGCTCGCTGGGTTCGGCGTTGTAAACGTGGTGTTGCACCGTGATGATTATGCTGAAAAAGGTTTGCATGGACCAGGCCAGCCAACCTCGTTGCCGTTTCAAGTGGAGGGGCGTCGGATTGTATTGCTAGATGACGTACTTTATACTGGCCGCACAATTCGAGCTGCGCTAAATGAGCTGTACGATTTTGGCCGCCCGGCTGCGGTTGATCTCGCGGTATTGGTTGATCGAGGAGGGCGCGAATTGCCGATCGCCGCCCGTTTTGTAGGCGCAACTGCAGACATGCCTGCCGCCCGCACACTGGTCTTGCAACGTAATGATCACGGCGCATTTGAGTTTCATACTGAAGCGCGCACCGATGATTTAGGGCTGTAG
- a CDS encoding aspartate carbamoyltransferase catalytic subunit, whose translation MSNIWPPAPTLRPGFKGNLQLTKNGELKHLLTIDGLPKDIITQILDTAQQFVGVAEREVKKVPLLRGKSVFNLFFENSTRTRTTFEIAAKRLSADVLNLNINASSTSKGESLLDTAANLSAMQADMFVVRHAQSGAPYLLAQHGPPHLHVINAGDGWHAHPTQGLLDMYTIRQYKKDFTQLRVAIVGDILHSRVARSDIHALTTLGVPEVRVIGPRTLLPDGLERFGVRVFHDIREGLKGVDVIIMLRLQNERMNSTLLPSAQEYFKSWGLTPERLALAAPDAIVMHPGPMNRGVEIESSVADGAQSVILHQVTFGIAVRMAVMGIIAGNNG comes from the coding sequence ATGTCAAACATTTGGCCGCCTGCGCCAACCTTACGCCCGGGTTTTAAAGGCAATCTGCAATTAACAAAAAATGGCGAACTGAAGCATTTGTTGACAATCGATGGGTTGCCAAAAGATATTATTACGCAGATCCTCGATACCGCTCAGCAATTCGTCGGCGTAGCTGAGAGAGAGGTCAAAAAGGTCCCGCTTTTGCGCGGCAAATCAGTCTTCAATCTTTTTTTTGAGAACTCAACCCGCACTCGCACAACGTTTGAAATTGCCGCCAAGCGTTTATCGGCTGATGTGCTGAATCTCAATATCAATGCCTCATCGACCAGCAAAGGCGAATCGTTACTGGATACAGCAGCGAATTTGTCTGCGATGCAAGCGGATATGTTTGTCGTGCGTCACGCGCAAAGTGGAGCCCCTTATTTACTGGCGCAACATGGCCCACCTCATTTGCATGTGATTAATGCGGGCGATGGGTGGCATGCGCACCCGACGCAAGGTTTGTTGGACATGTATACCATCCGTCAGTACAAAAAAGATTTTACGCAGCTCCGCGTGGCGATTGTCGGTGATATTCTGCACTCCCGAGTAGCGCGTTCTGATATTCATGCGTTAACCACACTGGGCGTGCCAGAAGTGCGGGTAATTGGTCCCCGCACTTTATTGCCCGATGGACTCGAGCGATTTGGCGTGCGGGTTTTTCATGATATACGCGAAGGGTTAAAGGGAGTGGACGTCATCATTATGCTGCGTTTGCAGAATGAGAGAATGAATAGCACTCTATTGCCGTCGGCTCAAGAATATTTCAAGAGTTGGGGTTTGACTCCCGAGCGCCTTGCGTTGGCTGCGCCAGATGCAATTGTAATGCACCCAGGACCGATGAACCGTGGGGTTGAAATTGAGTCATCGGTTGCCGATGGTGCGCAATCCGTGATTTTGCACCAAGTCACTTTCGGGATTGCGGTGCGCATGGCGGTCATGGGGATTATTGCTGGGAACAATGGTTAA